One genomic window of Nocardioides daphniae includes the following:
- a CDS encoding HpcH/HpaI aldolase/citrate lyase family protein has protein sequence MHPYRSILFVPAHKPAWAHKALASGADCIVIDLEDSVPADLKESARATARETLAALRQESSRVGLFVRPNALDTKMAGADLEAVVGPDLTGLFTPKIRNATDVVRWETLIDWFEARNGADGLEMIVPVEMVDAINNAIEIAGASPRVGAMIGPTSEHADIARAVGYRQSREGSETLYLRSRILLACRQFGLHPLTGLWEDLEDLDGLAKFADYGLQLGFRGQILIHPSHVPVVHDVYTPSDDEVAYHEELVETVEKAIADGHGAVRFRGTHVDIAHMEKAKEWLAHARLVRGEG, from the coding sequence GTGCACCCCTACCGCTCGATCCTGTTCGTCCCGGCGCACAAGCCCGCGTGGGCCCACAAGGCGCTCGCGTCGGGGGCGGACTGCATCGTCATCGACCTCGAGGACTCGGTCCCGGCCGACCTCAAGGAGTCGGCGCGGGCGACCGCGCGGGAGACGTTGGCGGCGCTGCGGCAGGAGTCGTCGCGCGTGGGCCTCTTCGTGCGTCCGAACGCGCTCGACACGAAGATGGCCGGGGCTGATCTGGAGGCCGTCGTCGGGCCCGACCTGACGGGGCTCTTCACGCCGAAGATCCGCAACGCCACCGACGTGGTGCGGTGGGAGACGCTCATCGACTGGTTCGAGGCCCGCAACGGCGCCGATGGCCTGGAGATGATCGTGCCGGTGGAGATGGTCGACGCGATCAACAACGCGATCGAGATCGCCGGGGCGTCCCCGCGGGTGGGCGCGATGATCGGCCCGACGTCGGAGCACGCCGACATCGCGCGCGCCGTCGGCTACCGCCAGTCGCGCGAGGGCAGCGAGACGCTCTACCTGCGCAGCCGCATCCTGCTGGCGTGCCGCCAGTTCGGCCTGCACCCGCTGACCGGCCTGTGGGAGGACCTCGAGGACCTCGACGGCCTGGCGAAGTTCGCCGACTACGGCCTGCAGCTCGGCTTCCGCGGCCAGATCCTCATCCACCCCTCCCACGTCCCGGTCGTGCACGACGTCTACACGCCGTCGGACGACGAGGTCGCCTACCACGAGGAGCTCGTCGAGACCGTCGAGAAGGCGATTGCCGACGGCCACGGCGCCGTGCGCTTCCGCGGCACCCACGTCGACATCGCGCACATGGAGAAGGCGAAGGAGTGGCTCGCGCACGCACGGCTCGTACGCGGTGAGGGGTGA
- a CDS encoding HNH endonuclease signature motif containing protein, protein MTDTAVAVKEMLKAVADVNPTFMPADEKAATLLAWLEIESQVAELRLRVMSAAGDVAESEGFHSTGTWLAHHGRVRRADAMADLRLAEALDRGLPVLARALREGAVNLAQARVVAGAVGELPDRVGQDVVALAEAELVRLAADHDPKELAVLGRRILEVVDPERFEDEERRRLDDAEKRAQEKQRLRIRAVGDGTTRISGVVPDAVAARLATYLHAFTNPRLADGAVRRTSDEQSDVEKNGFGHGVNRPRQLAEAFAQLLETVDPKRLPIHGGDATNVTVTISLEALTSGLGVAALDNGVPGDGFDRITAREARRLACNAQIIPAVLGKDSEILDLGRSTPLFSKAQRRALLLRDQTCRAEGCSIPGTWAEAHHLVPWSQGGDSDRHNAVLLCSRHHHRAHDAAYDMTRLASGDYRFARRT, encoded by the coding sequence ATGACCGACACAGCAGTCGCGGTCAAGGAGATGCTCAAAGCTGTCGCAGACGTGAACCCGACCTTCATGCCGGCCGACGAGAAGGCCGCCACCCTCCTGGCGTGGCTCGAGATCGAGTCGCAGGTCGCTGAGCTACGACTCCGCGTGATGTCGGCCGCGGGCGACGTGGCTGAGTCCGAGGGGTTCCACTCCACCGGCACGTGGCTCGCCCACCACGGACGGGTGCGACGTGCCGACGCCATGGCAGACCTTCGCCTGGCGGAGGCGCTCGATCGCGGCCTCCCGGTGCTGGCGAGGGCCCTGCGTGAGGGAGCCGTGAACCTCGCGCAGGCTCGCGTGGTCGCAGGCGCCGTGGGGGAGCTGCCCGACCGTGTGGGTCAGGACGTCGTCGCGCTCGCGGAGGCTGAGCTCGTCCGCCTCGCCGCCGACCACGACCCCAAGGAGCTGGCAGTCCTGGGCCGTCGCATCCTCGAGGTCGTCGATCCCGAGCGCTTCGAGGACGAGGAGCGCCGGCGTCTCGACGACGCCGAGAAGCGCGCCCAGGAGAAGCAGCGTCTTCGGATCCGCGCCGTCGGCGACGGGACGACGCGGATCTCGGGCGTCGTGCCCGACGCGGTCGCCGCGCGACTTGCCACCTACCTGCACGCCTTCACCAACCCGCGGCTCGCCGACGGCGCAGTCCGCAGGACGAGCGACGAGCAGTCCGACGTCGAGAAGAACGGGTTCGGTCACGGGGTGAACAGGCCGCGTCAGCTGGCCGAGGCCTTCGCCCAGCTCCTCGAGACCGTCGACCCGAAGCGACTCCCGATCCACGGCGGAGACGCCACCAACGTCACCGTGACCATCTCCCTGGAGGCGCTGACCTCCGGCCTCGGCGTGGCCGCCCTGGACAACGGTGTCCCCGGAGACGGGTTCGACCGCATCACCGCCCGCGAAGCCCGGCGCCTCGCCTGCAACGCCCAGATCATCCCCGCCGTGCTCGGCAAGGACTCCGAGATCCTCGACCTCGGCCGTTCAACCCCGCTCTTCTCCAAAGCACAGCGCCGCGCGCTGCTCCTGCGAGACCAGACCTGCCGCGCCGAAGGATGCTCGATCCCCGGCACCTGGGCCGAAGCCCACCATCTGGTCCCGTGGTCACAGGGAGGCGACTCCGACCGACACAACGCCGTCCTCCTCTGCAGCCGTCACCACCACCGGGCGCACGACGCTGCGTACGACATGACGCGGTTGGCCAGTGGGGACTACCGCTTCGCCCGGCGGACGTAA
- a CDS encoding enoyl-CoA hydratase/isomerase family protein, with protein sequence MGSIEVAERRDVVWITINAPERRNAYDLDMARAMIDAVEEAAEARAVVITGAGGSFCAGGALTQLGEPDPVQLRRLFTTSLKLLDAIRACPRPVIAAVDGAAAGGGNELVVACDFAIATERSTFGQTGPKVGSAPVLGATNLMAVQIGERRAKEMAMLCRRYSALQALEWGLVNEVVADEGLDAAVDRWLDEIDALSPRYLEIAKTSSNQWWNLSKDNMAANLGALIQAIGSDDMLEGARAFLEKRKPDFRGARRARNS encoded by the coding sequence GTGGGCAGCATCGAGGTGGCCGAGCGCCGCGACGTCGTGTGGATCACGATCAATGCTCCTGAGCGGCGCAACGCCTACGACCTGGACATGGCCCGGGCCATGATCGACGCCGTCGAGGAGGCGGCCGAGGCGCGCGCGGTGGTCATCACCGGCGCCGGCGGCAGCTTCTGCGCCGGAGGAGCCCTCACCCAGCTGGGTGAGCCCGACCCGGTCCAGCTGCGACGGCTCTTCACCACCTCGCTCAAGCTGCTCGATGCGATCCGCGCCTGCCCGCGCCCGGTGATCGCCGCCGTCGACGGCGCTGCCGCGGGTGGCGGCAACGAGCTCGTGGTCGCCTGCGACTTCGCGATCGCCACCGAGCGGTCGACCTTCGGGCAGACCGGACCCAAGGTCGGCTCCGCGCCGGTCCTGGGCGCCACGAACCTGATGGCCGTGCAGATCGGCGAGCGTCGCGCGAAGGAGATGGCGATGCTGTGCCGTCGCTACTCCGCGCTGCAGGCGCTCGAGTGGGGCCTGGTCAACGAGGTCGTGGCCGACGAGGGGCTCGACGCCGCCGTCGACCGGTGGCTCGACGAGATCGACGCCCTCAGCCCGCGCTACCTGGAGATCGCCAAGACCAGCAGCAACCAGTGGTGGAACCTGTCCAAGGACAACATGGCCGCCAACCTCGGCGCGCTGATCCAGGCGATCGGCAGCGACGACATGCTCGAGGGGGCGCGTGCCTTCCTCGAGAAGCGCAAGCCCGACTTCCGCGGTGCCCGCCGGGCCCGGAACTCCTGA
- a CDS encoding AMP-binding protein translates to MEQKKDLSLGDWLAEVAADPRRGAAEVVVEDERVDARALDADASRVASGLLRLGLTPGDRVAVLTPACVGSLQAWFGIARAGLVEVPLNPAAGSVALAHCLVRSRVRAVVCDAELVPLLRSALAEVGPGGERAVVEHLVLMGEGSVVGAEVPGLRTHAFADLLAATPGEVAGELPVVDPGSTAVVLYTSGTTGPPKGVRLTHRANVNLARHTVELMGYTAADRLYSVFPLYHSNARYCSVMAGLEAGAGVLLHRRFTASGFWQICRREGITAFNYQGAMMSILEKQPRWDDDCDNPVRVAFGAPCPAEIFEVFEERFDVRLTEIYGSTEVSLVCEMPPQRRRVGTAGQESPLYRVAVVDELDQPVPTGTPGEIVARPKAPGWMFSGYEGDPAATVEAWRNLWFHTGDRGVLDEDGFLTFLDRVKDTVRRRGENVSTWEVERVIAEHDGVAQVAAYGVTSELSEEDVMVAVVPAPGVELDPAALVEHCDGRLTAFAVPRYVRLVEELPLTPSQRVEKYKLKAEGVVPGTWDREAR, encoded by the coding sequence GTGGAGCAGAAGAAGGACCTGAGCCTGGGGGACTGGCTGGCCGAGGTCGCGGCCGACCCGCGACGCGGCGCCGCGGAGGTCGTCGTCGAGGACGAGCGGGTCGACGCCCGTGCCCTCGACGCCGACGCGAGCCGGGTGGCCTCTGGCCTGCTGCGCCTGGGGCTGACGCCGGGGGACCGCGTCGCCGTGCTGACCCCGGCCTGCGTCGGCTCCCTGCAGGCCTGGTTCGGGATCGCCCGCGCCGGGCTGGTCGAGGTGCCGCTCAACCCCGCGGCCGGGTCGGTGGCGCTGGCGCACTGCCTGGTCCGCTCGCGCGTGCGGGCGGTCGTCTGCGACGCCGAGCTGGTGCCGCTGCTGCGCAGCGCGCTGGCCGAGGTGGGCCCTGGTGGGGAGCGTGCGGTCGTCGAGCACCTGGTCCTGATGGGGGAGGGCAGCGTCGTCGGAGCGGAGGTTCCGGGGCTGCGTACGCACGCCTTCGCCGACCTGCTCGCCGCGACGCCGGGAGAGGTGGCGGGCGAGCTGCCCGTCGTCGACCCCGGCAGCACCGCCGTGGTGCTCTACACCTCCGGCACGACTGGGCCGCCGAAGGGCGTACGCCTGACCCACCGCGCCAACGTCAACCTGGCCCGGCACACCGTCGAGCTGATGGGCTACACCGCCGCCGACCGGCTCTACAGCGTCTTCCCGCTCTACCACTCCAACGCGCGCTACTGCTCGGTGATGGCAGGGCTCGAGGCCGGCGCGGGGGTGCTGCTCCACCGCCGCTTCACCGCGTCGGGCTTCTGGCAGATCTGCCGGCGCGAGGGGATCACGGCCTTCAACTACCAGGGCGCGATGATGAGCATCCTGGAGAAGCAGCCGCGGTGGGACGACGACTGTGACAACCCGGTGCGGGTCGCCTTCGGGGCGCCCTGCCCGGCCGAGATCTTCGAGGTCTTCGAGGAGCGCTTCGACGTTCGGCTCACCGAGATCTACGGCAGCACCGAGGTCTCGCTGGTCTGCGAGATGCCGCCGCAACGGCGCCGCGTCGGCACCGCCGGCCAGGAGTCGCCGCTCTACCGGGTGGCCGTGGTCGACGAGCTCGACCAGCCCGTGCCCACCGGCACCCCCGGTGAGATCGTCGCGCGGCCGAAGGCGCCGGGTTGGATGTTCTCCGGCTACGAGGGCGACCCGGCCGCGACCGTCGAGGCGTGGCGCAACCTCTGGTTCCACACCGGTGACCGCGGGGTGCTGGACGAGGACGGCTTCCTCACCTTCCTCGACCGGGTCAAGGACACCGTGCGTCGACGCGGCGAGAACGTCTCGACCTGGGAGGTCGAGCGGGTGATCGCCGAGCACGACGGCGTCGCGCAGGTCGCTGCGTACGGCGTGACGTCAGAACTGTCGGAGGAGGACGTCATGGTGGCTGTCGTGCCGGCGCCCGGCGTCGAGCTGGATCCGGCGGCACTGGTGGAGCACTGCGACGGTCGTCTGACGGCCTTCGCGGTGCCCCGCTACGTACGCCTGGTCGAGGAGCTGCCACTGACTCCGAGCCAGCGGGTGGAGAAGTACAAGCTGAAGGCCGAGGGAGTCGTCCCCGGCACCTGGGACCGGGAGGCGCGATGA
- a CDS encoding AMP-binding protein → MTFRYYRDLTPTFSDRSQWALPTVLRHHAAERPDAVWLDAPEESATWTYAEMLASAERVGRNLLDQGAEKGDRVVLVAQNSSRFVRTWVGSAVAGLVEVPINTAYEHDFLAHQVRTVEAKLAVVDDVFAERFVAVKEAASDITKFWVIDTGQQDKAIEILREAGWDAAPWDELEAELPAGRSVELPDVQPQDLASVLFTSGTTGPSKGVAMPHAQMYFFADECVSLVRLTPDDAWMTVTPLFHGNAQFMAAYPTMVAGARCVIRSKFSASRWVDQIRESRVSVTNFIGVMMDFIWKQDRRSDDADNPLRVVFAAPTAATLVEPMKERYGIEAFVEVFGLTETSAPIISPYGESRPAGAAGLAADEWFDVALVDPETDEEVAVGEIGELVIRPKVPFICSMGYYNMPEKTVEAWRNLWFHTGDALRRDEDGWFYFVDRFKDALRRRGENISSYEIETSILSHPAVVETAVIAVPASTEAGEDEVMAYVITQSEVTAEELWEHCDGRIPSFAVPRYLRFVDELPKTPSQRVQKAKLRELGVTDDTHDRTPETR, encoded by the coding sequence GTGACCTTCCGCTACTACCGCGACCTCACCCCCACCTTCTCCGACCGGTCGCAGTGGGCCCTGCCCACCGTGCTGCGCCACCACGCCGCCGAGCGCCCGGACGCCGTCTGGCTCGACGCTCCCGAGGAGTCGGCCACCTGGACCTACGCCGAGATGCTCGCCTCTGCCGAGCGGGTCGGGCGCAACCTCCTCGACCAGGGCGCCGAGAAGGGTGACCGCGTCGTGCTGGTCGCCCAGAACTCGTCGCGCTTCGTGCGTACGTGGGTGGGCAGCGCCGTCGCCGGCCTCGTCGAGGTGCCGATCAACACGGCGTACGAGCACGACTTCCTGGCCCACCAGGTGCGCACCGTGGAAGCGAAGCTGGCCGTCGTCGACGACGTCTTCGCCGAGCGGTTCGTCGCGGTCAAGGAGGCAGCTTCGGACATCACCAAGTTCTGGGTGATCGACACCGGCCAGCAGGACAAGGCGATCGAGATCCTGCGCGAGGCCGGCTGGGACGCCGCGCCGTGGGACGAGCTGGAGGCCGAGCTGCCCGCCGGGCGCAGCGTCGAGCTGCCCGACGTGCAGCCGCAGGACCTGGCCTCGGTGCTCTTCACCTCCGGCACGACCGGCCCCTCCAAGGGTGTGGCGATGCCGCACGCGCAGATGTACTTCTTCGCCGACGAGTGCGTCTCGCTGGTGCGGCTGACCCCGGACGACGCCTGGATGACGGTGACGCCGCTCTTCCACGGCAACGCGCAGTTCATGGCGGCGTACCCGACGATGGTCGCGGGCGCGCGCTGCGTGATCCGCTCGAAGTTCTCCGCGAGCCGCTGGGTCGACCAGATCCGCGAGAGCCGGGTGAGCGTCACCAACTTCATCGGCGTCATGATGGACTTCATCTGGAAGCAGGACCGGCGCTCCGACGACGCCGACAACCCGCTGCGCGTGGTCTTCGCTGCGCCCACGGCGGCGACGTTGGTGGAGCCGATGAAGGAGCGCTACGGCATCGAGGCGTTCGTCGAGGTCTTCGGCCTGACGGAGACGTCGGCACCGATCATCTCGCCCTACGGCGAGTCCCGGCCCGCGGGCGCGGCAGGCCTGGCGGCCGACGAGTGGTTCGACGTCGCGCTGGTCGACCCGGAGACCGACGAGGAGGTCGCGGTCGGCGAGATCGGCGAGCTGGTGATCCGCCCGAAGGTGCCCTTCATCTGCTCGATGGGCTACTACAACATGCCCGAGAAGACCGTCGAGGCGTGGCGCAACCTGTGGTTCCACACCGGTGACGCGCTGCGACGCGACGAGGACGGCTGGTTCTACTTCGTCGACCGCTTCAAGGACGCCCTGCGCCGCCGCGGCGAGAACATCTCCTCGTACGAGATCGAGACCTCGATCCTGTCCCACCCGGCCGTCGTCGAGACCGCGGTGATCGCTGTGCCCGCGTCGACCGAGGCGGGGGAGGACGAGGTGATGGCCTACGTGATCACGCAGAGCGAGGTGACGGCCGAGGAGCTGTGGGAGCACTGCGACGGCCGGATCCCGTCGTTCGCCGTGCCGCGCTACCTGCGCTTCGTCGACGAGCTGCCCAAGACCCCGTCGCAGCGGGTGCAGAAGGCCAAGCTGCGCGAGCTGGGCGTCACCGACGACACCCACGACCGTACGCCCGAGACCCGCTGA
- a CDS encoding nuclear transport factor 2 family protein has product MTTDDKQVITAYLDAVGTLAVDDVAPLFHEEGRLVLPYAPAGVPEEVAGRTAIHDYFSALPQMVGALNFSGYRIRATEVPGEYVVRYTSDATMRATGASYRNTYITTVTVTDGKIAELTEFFDPIRLVEALGGKVLPPGSPASQSAQPQSAEIGSTS; this is encoded by the coding sequence GTGACGACTGACGACAAGCAGGTCATCACGGCGTACCTCGACGCCGTGGGCACCCTGGCGGTCGACGACGTGGCGCCCCTCTTCCACGAGGAGGGGCGGCTCGTCCTGCCGTACGCCCCCGCGGGCGTCCCCGAGGAGGTGGCCGGTCGCACGGCCATCCACGACTACTTCTCGGCGCTGCCGCAGATGGTCGGGGCGCTCAACTTCTCGGGCTACCGGATCCGGGCGACCGAGGTCCCCGGGGAGTACGTCGTCCGCTACACCTCCGACGCCACCATGCGCGCCACCGGTGCGAGCTACCGCAACACGTACATCACCACCGTGACCGTGACCGACGGCAAGATCGCCGAGCTCACCGAGTTCTTCGATCCCATCCGGTTGGTCGAGGCCTTGGGCGGCAAGGTCCTGCCGCCCGGCTCGCCCGCGAGCCAGTCAGCGCAGCCCCAGTCAGCAGAGATCGGGAGTACCTCATGA
- a CDS encoding enoyl-CoA hydratase/isomerase family protein produces the protein MSTDRSSSRGAALPAHLEGYERFRFESLASGVLVVTMCRPEKLNAMDQQWFAELTRLMRSLGKDDDTHRAVVLTGEGRAFSAGGDIDMFHALDGDVHRVRPHLLRVYEAFHAVEKCAIPVVGAVNGIAFGGGTELTLACDVAYAATSARFSFKEASVGLMPGYGIVRGPDVIGRHRTRLLALSGRTVDAAEAESMGLVARVLPDDELVEAAVGLAEEIAANSPLAVQVGKAFLNRGTEVGYPESVEAIALLFSTPEHRTAVEAFRARRSS, from the coding sequence ATGAGCACGGATCGAAGCAGCAGCCGCGGCGCGGCGTTGCCGGCGCACCTCGAGGGCTACGAGCGGTTCCGGTTCGAGTCGCTCGCCTCCGGCGTGCTGGTCGTGACGATGTGCCGGCCCGAGAAGCTCAACGCGATGGACCAGCAGTGGTTCGCCGAGCTGACCCGACTGATGCGCAGCCTCGGCAAGGACGACGACACCCATCGGGCCGTGGTGCTGACGGGGGAGGGGCGCGCCTTCTCGGCGGGCGGCGACATCGACATGTTCCACGCGCTCGACGGTGACGTGCACCGCGTACGCCCGCACCTGCTGCGGGTCTACGAGGCCTTCCACGCCGTCGAGAAGTGCGCGATCCCGGTGGTCGGCGCGGTCAACGGCATCGCCTTCGGCGGCGGCACCGAGCTCACCCTGGCCTGCGACGTCGCGTACGCCGCGACCTCGGCCCGCTTCTCCTTCAAGGAGGCGTCGGTCGGGCTGATGCCCGGCTACGGGATCGTGCGCGGGCCGGACGTGATCGGGCGCCACCGTACTCGGCTGCTCGCCCTGAGCGGTCGGACGGTCGACGCCGCCGAGGCCGAGTCGATGGGGCTGGTGGCCCGGGTGCTGCCGGACGACGAGCTGGTCGAGGCGGCGGTCGGGCTGGCCGAGGAGATCGCGGCCAACTCACCGTTGGCGGTGCAGGTGGGCAAGGCGTTCCTCAACCGCGGCACCGAGGTCGGCTACCCGGAGTCGGTCGAGGCGATCGCGCTGCTCTTCTCCACGCCGGAGCATCGGACGGCCGTGGAGGCCTTCCGCGCGCGTCGTTCTTCCTGA
- a CDS encoding pyridoxamine 5'-phosphate oxidase family protein has product MPPETTGPRPGEKDIEDLAKARMTTADQAELFEAQTECVLSFNQDGLPTAVVMSYQVDEQGHFWCATVEGRRQVRGVDSDPRVALVVSSTGSGLTGRRMVAVRGTATVHRDREVVMDCVRRLAPRLAPEDPDAFVRLLDSPQRVVIEVVPTRVTASHDSTRLAGDGRGGRG; this is encoded by the coding sequence ATGCCTCCTGAGACGACCGGCCCCCGGCCGGGCGAGAAGGACATCGAGGACCTGGCGAAGGCCCGGATGACGACCGCCGACCAGGCGGAGCTCTTCGAGGCCCAGACCGAGTGCGTCCTCTCCTTCAACCAGGACGGGCTCCCGACCGCGGTGGTGATGAGCTACCAGGTCGACGAGCAGGGGCACTTCTGGTGCGCGACCGTCGAGGGCCGCCGGCAGGTGCGCGGGGTCGACTCCGACCCGCGCGTCGCGCTGGTCGTCTCGAGCACCGGCAGCGGACTGACCGGGCGTCGGATGGTCGCCGTGCGGGGCACCGCGACGGTGCACCGGGACCGCGAGGTCGTGATGGACTGCGTACGACGCCTCGCCCCGCGGCTGGCGCCGGAGGACCCCGACGCCTTCGTGCGGCTGCTCGACAGCCCGCAGCGCGTGGTGATCGAGGTCGTGCCGACCCGGGTCACCGCGTCGCACGACTCGACCCGCCTGGCTGGCGACGGACGGGGCGGACGCGGCTGA
- a CDS encoding ABC transporter ATP-binding protein — MLEVTDLHVNYGPVKAVHGVSFSATAGRVTLVLGANGAGKSTSLRAVAGFHKPASGSVVLEGTDITGTSAHRVVRRGMVLVPEGRKIFFPLTVEENLRIGGYAAPRGNLDQGIAEVYEKFPILGDRCHAQAGLLSGGEQQMLAFGRALMSRPKLMLMDEPSMGLAPTMVEKVMSSVRSMADAGIGILMVEQNAEAGLRVADDVFVVSRGETVWSGSAEEARGNKAIVHAMLGEAALDAS; from the coding sequence ATGCTTGAGGTCACCGACCTGCACGTCAACTACGGCCCCGTGAAGGCGGTGCACGGCGTCTCCTTCTCCGCCACCGCCGGCCGGGTCACCCTGGTGCTGGGCGCCAACGGCGCTGGCAAGTCGACCAGCCTCCGCGCGGTCGCCGGCTTCCACAAGCCCGCGTCGGGCTCGGTGGTCCTCGAGGGCACCGACATCACCGGCACCTCGGCGCACCGCGTCGTACGCCGTGGCATGGTGCTGGTGCCCGAGGGGCGCAAGATCTTCTTCCCGCTCACGGTCGAGGAGAACCTGCGCATCGGCGGGTACGCAGCCCCCCGCGGAAACCTCGACCAGGGCATCGCCGAGGTCTACGAGAAGTTCCCGATCCTCGGCGACCGCTGTCACGCCCAGGCCGGCCTGCTCTCGGGCGGAGAGCAGCAGATGCTCGCCTTCGGACGGGCCCTGATGTCGCGCCCCAAGCTGATGCTGATGGACGAGCCGTCGATGGGGCTGGCGCCGACGATGGTCGAGAAGGTGATGTCGAGCGTGCGGTCGATGGCCGACGCCGGCATCGGCATCCTGATGGTCGAGCAGAACGCCGAGGCCGGCCTGCGGGTCGCCGACGACGTCTTCGTGGTCAGCCGCGGTGAGACCGTGTGGAGCGGCTCGGCCGAGGAGGCCCGGGGCAACAAGGCGATCGTGCACGCGATGCTCGGCGAGGCCGCGCTCGATGCCTCCTGA
- a CDS encoding NDMA-dependent alcohol dehydrogenase, with protein sequence MKIPGALLWEPGTNSGWTVEEIELDPPKRGEATVKLAASGICHSDDHLDTGDIPLGWAPILGGHEGAGVVTEVGEGVDHLEVGDHVVLSFLPSCGKCKMCVSGRANMCDLGAGVLAGTSPDGTHRIHARGQGVGAMSYLGTFAPYVTVPTNALVKIDKDIPLKSAALIGCGVPTGWGSAVYAGEVTLGDTVVVIGTGGVGMNAVQGARQKGAKNLIAVEPTEHKRDLAKQLGATHTAAGLDEAKEIVAHLTNGQGADVVIITVGVLTPEFIQPAQEMTHRGGTLVLTSAAPVNQRDIQLDLYTFAMSGKRIQGTLYGTTNAQNDIPLIADLYRRGEHKLDELITQEYRLEDINQAFQDLRDGKNVRGVIVYDD encoded by the coding sequence ATGAAGATTCCCGGCGCACTGCTGTGGGAGCCCGGCACCAACTCGGGGTGGACCGTCGAGGAGATCGAGCTCGACCCGCCGAAGCGGGGCGAAGCCACCGTGAAGCTGGCGGCCTCCGGCATCTGCCACAGCGACGACCACCTGGACACCGGTGACATCCCGCTCGGATGGGCACCGATCCTGGGCGGCCACGAGGGCGCCGGCGTCGTCACCGAGGTCGGCGAGGGTGTCGACCACCTCGAGGTCGGCGACCACGTCGTCCTCTCCTTCCTGCCCAGCTGCGGCAAGTGCAAGATGTGCGTGAGCGGCCGCGCCAACATGTGCGACCTCGGCGCCGGCGTCCTCGCAGGCACCTCCCCCGACGGCACGCACCGCATCCACGCCCGCGGCCAGGGCGTCGGCGCGATGTCCTACCTGGGCACGTTCGCCCCCTACGTCACGGTCCCGACCAACGCCCTGGTCAAGATCGACAAGGACATCCCGCTCAAGAGCGCCGCGCTCATCGGCTGCGGCGTCCCGACCGGCTGGGGCTCGGCGGTCTACGCCGGCGAGGTCACCCTCGGTGACACCGTGGTCGTGATCGGCACCGGTGGCGTCGGCATGAACGCCGTGCAGGGCGCCCGGCAGAAGGGCGCGAAGAACCTGATCGCCGTCGAGCCGACCGAGCACAAGCGCGACCTCGCCAAGCAGCTCGGCGCCACCCACACCGCCGCCGGCCTCGACGAGGCCAAGGAGATCGTGGCCCACCTGACCAACGGCCAGGGCGCGGACGTCGTGATCATCACCGTCGGCGTGCTGACGCCGGAGTTCATCCAGCCCGCGCAGGAAATGACGCACCGTGGCGGCACGCTCGTGCTGACCTCCGCGGCGCCGGTCAACCAGCGCGACATCCAGCTCGACCTCTACACCTTCGCGATGTCGGGCAAGCGGATCCAGGGCACGCTCTACGGCACGACCAACGCCCAGAACGACATCCCCCTGATCGCGGACCTGTACCGCCGAGGTGAGCACAAGCTCGACGAGCTGATCACCCAGGAGTACAGGCTGGAGGACATCAACCAGGCCTTCCAGGACCTCCGTGACGGCAAGAACGTCCGCGGCGTCATCGTCTACGACGACTGA